The following proteins are encoded in a genomic region of Alnus glutinosa chromosome 8, dhAlnGlut1.1, whole genome shotgun sequence:
- the LOC133876374 gene encoding GDSL esterase/lipase At5g55050-like, whose product MAENVFLVGFLFICFNFSAAQMVPAMFVFGDSVVDVGNNNYLQLSFARATLPHYGIDFPTKKPTGRFTNGMNPADFLAEKVGLPTSPPYLSLLNESNRNNVSFLTGVSFASGGARVLDGTDPFVLQSIHLTQQVDYFSTVHEEVQKQLGFSGAEKLFLKSIFVVVIGGNDILGYFRSSDLRNKIVPQQYVASMVLTLKAKLKHLYNHGARKFVIVGIGALGCCPSRRRETKNEECNEEINYWIIKHNEGLVSMLQELKSDLKDIYYSYFDTYTVLLSLIQKPAAYGFVEVKAACCGLGSLNAEIFCLPIAAYCSNRSDHIFFDRVHPTEASYRILVDYIFYGPLQYTFPMNMRQLVAV is encoded by the exons ATGGCAGAAAACGTTTTCCTAGTGGGTTTCCTCTTCATTTGCTTCAATTTCTCGGCGGCTCAAATGGTTCCAGCCATGTTCGTATTTGGAGACTCCGTAGTAGATGTGGGCAACAACAATTACTTACAGCTCTCCTTTGCCAGGGCAACTCTCCCTCACTACGGCATCGACTTTCCGACCAAAAAACCAACCGGAAGGTTTACCAACGGCATGAATCCTGCAGATTTTCTTG CAGAGAAAGTGGGCTTGCCAACTTCGCCCCCATATCTCTCTCTGTTGAACGAATCCAACAGGAACAACGTGTCGTTCCTAACCGGCGTTAGCTTCGCCTCCGGAGGTGCTCGAGTATTGGATGGCACAGACCCATTTGTT TTGCAGTCAATACATTTGACACAACAAGTGGACTACTTCTCGACAGTGCATGAAGAGGTGCAGAAACAGCTAGGATTCTCTGGTGCAGAAAAGCTTTTCCTTAAATCAATCTTTGTAGTTGTGATTGGAGGCAACGACATCCTCGGCTACTTCAGGTCGTCTGATCTCCGCAACAAAATTGTCCCCCAGCAGTATGTGGCCTCAATGGTTCTCACACTGAAAGCAAAATTAAAG CATTTATACAATCACGGTGCACGTAAATTTGTTATTGTTGGGATAGGGGCACTCGGGTGCTGCCCTTCAAGAAGGAGGGAGACCAAAAATGAAGAATGCAATGAAGAAATAAATTACTGGATTATTAAGCACAATGAAGGCCTCGTATCAATGTTGCAGGAATTGAAATCAGATCTCAAAGATATATACTACTCCTACTTTGATACTTATACAGTATTGCTCAGCCTCATTCAGAAACCAGCTGCTTATG GATTTGTTGAGGTTAAAGCTGCATGTTGTGGGCTGGGGAGCCTTAATGCCGAGATATTTTGCTTGCCGATCGCAGCCTATTGCTCCAACAGAAGTGACCACATCTTCTTTGATCGAGTCCATCCCACAGAGGCATCTTATCGCATCCTAGTGGATTACATCTTTTATGGTCCTTTACAGTACACATTTCCGATGAATATGAGGCAGCTAGTAGCCGTTTAA
- the LOC133875498 gene encoding GDSL esterase/lipase At5g55050-like: MASNEYFLLVTLLVSLSIFGFTFSEADQMVPAMYIFGDSLVDVGNNNHLKLSFSKADHFPYGIDFPHQIPTGRFSNGKNGADFLAEKVGLPTPPPYLSLESNKDHHAFLTGVNFASGGAGIFDGNDKLYYQALPLTKQVDDFSQVCDDLKQRLGSSGAQQLLSKSLFPIVIGSNDITDYSKSSDLRKNITPQDYAASMALKLNQQLKRLYSYGARKFVLVGLSVIGCTPSVRKDIEGEECSTEINDWCSNYNEALKSMLQKLASELKDIKYSYFDTYSILKNLIDNPASYGFVEVRSACCGLGHLHAQIFCLPLEPYCPSRSDHVFWDAHHPTEASARLIADSMFHGSSTYTFPMNVSSLAAV, translated from the exons ATGGCTTCCAACGAGTACTTTTTGCTAGTGACTCTCTTAGTCTCCCTCTCCATCTTTGGGTTCACTTTTTCAGAAGCTGATCAAATGGTTCCTGCAATGTATATATTTGGAGACTCCCTGGTGGATGTTGGCAACAACAATCACCTAAAGCTCTCATTTAGCAAGGCAGATCATTTTCCCTACGGCATCGATTTTCCTCACCAAATTCCGACCGGGAGGTTTAGTAATGGCAAAAATGGGGCAGATTTTCTTG CTGAGAAAGTGGGTTTACCAACACCACCGCCGTATCTCTCCCTTGAATCCAACAAGGACCATCACGCATTTCTAACCGGTGTTAATTTCGCCTCTGGAGGTGCCGGAATATTTGATGGCAATGATAAACTTTAC TATCAGGCATTACCTTTGACAAAACAAGTAGACGACTTTTCTCAAGTGTGTGACGACCTGAAGCAACGGCTAGGATCCTCCGGTGCGCAACAGCTTTTATCAAAATCTCTCTTTCCCATTGTGATCGGAAGCAATGACATCACGGACTACTCTAAATCCTCCGATCTCCGCAAGAACATCACCCCACAAGACTATGCTGCTTCAATGGCTCtcaaattaaatcaacaattaaag CGTCTATACAGTTATGGCGCACGTAAATTTGTGTTGGTTGGCCTCTCAGTCATCGGATGCACCCCGTCAGTAAGGAAAGACATTGAAGGAGAAGAATGCAGCACAGAAATAAATGACTGGTGTTCTAACTACAACGAAGCCCTTAAATCAATGTTGCAGAAACTGGCATCAGAACTGAAGGACATCAAATACTCCTACTTCGATACTTACAGTATCCTTAAGAACTTAATTGACAACCCAGCTTCTTATG GATTTGTAGAGGTCAGAAGTGCTTGTTGCGGGCTTGGGCATCTCCACGCTCAGATTTTTTGCCTGCCACTTGAACCCTATTGCCCCAGCAGAAGCGACCATGTCTTTTGGGACGCACACCATCCTACAGAAGCTTCTGCTCGCCTCATTGCAGATAGTATGTTTCATGGTTCTTCAACGTACACTTTTCCCATGAATGTGAGCAGCCTAGCTGCTGTTTAA
- the LOC133875017 gene encoding GDSL esterase/lipase At5g55050-like, translated as MASNVLAASFLLIFLSFFISGFNLLEAQMVPAVFVFGDSLVDVGNNNYLKISLAKADFPHNGVDFPTKKPTGRFTNGKNAADFVAEKVGLPTSPPYLSLLSKSNKSNASFLTGVSFASGGAGIFDGTDERYRQSLTLTKQVDYFSTVCEDLKQQLGSSGAQNLLSKSLFAIVIGSNDIFGYFGSSDLRSKSTPQQYVDSMALALKQQLKRIHSCGARKFVVAGVGAIGCCPSERYKNKTEECNEETNHWSVKYNAALASMLRELKSELKNIHYSYFDTYAVLLNFIQKPTAYGFTEVKAACCGLGNLKAKVPCLPIATYCSNRRDHVFWDLYHPTEAANRIIADNIFDGPSHYTFPLNVRQLIAV; from the exons ATGGCTTCCAATGTTTTGGCCGCGAGTTTCCTCctcatctttctctctttctttatctCGGGCTTCAACTTGTTGGAGGCTCAGATGGTTCCGGCCGTGTTTGTATTTGGAGACTCTCTTGTGGACGTGGGCAACAACAACTACTTGAAGATTTCGCTTGCCAAAGCAGATTTTCCCCACAACGGCGTCGACTTCCCCACCAAAAAACCAACAGGGAGGTTTACCAACGGCAAGAACGCTGCGGACTTCGTTG CTGAGAAAGTTGGGCTGCCAACTTCACCACCATATCTATCCCTGCTGTCCAAGTCCAACAAGAGTAACGCATCGTTTCTGACTGGTGTTAGCTTCGCATCCGGAGGTGCAGGAATCTTTGATGGCACGGACGAACGTTAT CGTCAATCTCTAACTTTGACGAAACAAGTAGACTATTTTTCAACGGTGTGCGAAGACTTGAAGCAACAACTTGGATCCTCTGGTGCACAAAACCTTTTATCCAAATCTCTTTTCGCCATTGTGATTGGAAGCAACGATATCTTCGGATACTTCGGCTCTTCTGATCTCCGCAGTAAGAGTACCCCGCAGCAGTACGTGGACTCGATGGCTCTTGCACTAAAACAACAATTAAAG CGTATACACAGTTGCGGTGCACGTAAATTTGTGGTGGCGGGGGTCGGGGCAATCGGGTGCTGCCCGTCAGAGAGGTATAAGAACAAGACGGAAGAATGCAATGAAGAAACAAACCACTGGTCTGTTAAATACAATGCTGCCCTTGCGTCGATGTTGCGGGAATTGAAATCAGAGCTCAAGAACATTCACTACTCTTACTTTGATACCTACGCTGTCTTGCTAAACTTCATCCAGAAACCGACAGCTTATG GATTTACAGAGGTTAAAGCTGCATGTTGTGGGCTAGGGAACCTTAAGGCCAAGGTTCCTTGCCTGCCAATTGCGACCTATTGCTCCAACAGAAGAGATCACGTCTTCTGGGACCTATACCATCCTACAGAGGCTGCTAATCGCATTATTGCTGATAACATTTTTGATGGCCCTTCACACTACACATTTCCGTTGAATGTGAGACAACTAATTGCAGTTTAG